Genomic segment of Veillonella parvula DSM 2008:
ATTGGGTGTCATGAAGGATAAGGGACCATCTGGTCATCTTATTTTAGCCAAGTTTTCCGGACCCGTTATGGATCAAACTGGTGGCATTGCGCATGGTATGAGTGGTAGCCCTGTATATATAAATGGTAAACTTGTTGGGGCTGTTGCTTATGGCTGGGGGTTTGCGGATGGTACGATAGGTATGATTACTCCTATTGAGGATATGGTTAAACTATGGAATATACCATATGAGAAAAACTTATCTAAACCTTGGGATGATACACAATTGATTCCTTTAGGTACTCCACTTATGGCGTATGGCTTCGATGCGGCATCAATGGAATACTTTAAATCGAAGTTACCACAATATAAATATGAAACATATGACACCGCAAGTGCTAGTGGTGATGAAATTGCAAAACCTTTAGAAGCTGGTGGCTCGGTAGCGGCTTTGCTAGTTGATGGTGACCTTAAATTGGGCGCTATTGGTACTGTTACTCATGTAGATGGTGAAAAGGTTGTTGCCTTTGGTCATCCATTCTTAAAACATGGTTCTTCTAACTATTTTATGCACAATGCAAGTATCTTTACCGTTGTAAAAAGCTATAATGCTGCCTTTAAGCTTGGCTCTATGGGTAAAGAGATTGGTTCTGTTACTGAAGATAGAGGTGCCGGTATTGCAGGTGTATCAGGCGTGATTTCTCCTGGTATTCCATTGCGATTCCATTTAAAAGATCTTGATATGGGACGTGATAGAACTAGCTCTGTAAAGGTTATTGAAGATGGTGAAATGACACCAACTTTAGCAGCTACAGCCTTATATAATATGTTGAATAAAACATTGGATCGTAGTGGCTCTGGTACGGCTACAATTTCTTATACTATTACGCCAAAAGGGAAAGAACATAAGCCATTAACGCGAACAAATATGTTCTATAGCTCTGATTCCATTAGCGAAAAAGCAGTTGATGAATTTTATAATGTCATTGATGTTCTTATGAACAATCGATTCATCAACTATGAAATTTCGGATATTTCGGTTGAAACAAACGTAACGCAAGATAAGAAAACAGCCAAGCTTATAGATGCTTCTGCTTCGTCTACTGTAGTTTCTCCTGGGGATACTATTGTAGTAGATGTAACATTAGAACCGTTCCGCGGCGAAAAGGTTATTAAACAAATCTTCTTTAAGGTTCCAGAAGATCAAGCTATTGGTAAATATACCTTAGAGGTACGTGGCGGTGGCGAGATTCCATTGCCATACGTATTGGAAAAACAAAAGTATAATTTAACAGACGAAATTTTACGCCGTTTGAAAGTTCATAAAGATTTTGATGAGCTTTATGATGAAATTCAAAAGACAGATACAAATAATCAAATCGTTGTAGAATTTTTGGAAGATGGCATCAGCTTAGTTGATGAAGATGGCTCTCAATCTGTTAAAAAGGCTAAGCTTAAAGATGTGGAATCAAAACCTATGCCAGGGGATGTAAAGAAAAAAACAGGTCAAGAAGATTTGAGTTCTAGTAAGGATGATGAAAAGAAACCTGAAAAGACTGCTGTTGATACTGAGTACATTGTGCAAGGTGATGGTCAATTTACGATTCATGTAATGAAGCCCGCTGATCGGGATAAAGAATTAGCAAAACGTGTCAAAGAAGCGAAACATCAGATTAAGATGGAACGCAAGTTAGAATTGGAAGATCAATCTAAAAAAGGTAAAACGGATAAAGCTGAGTCTAAAAAGGACCCTAAAAAAGAGTCGAAAGAAACTAATAAAAAAGATGAGGCTAATGCTGGTGAAACAAATACACCTGAATAAGTTGAAACTGTAAGGGAAAGGGAGACACTGTTGAGTTGGCTAGAATCGATAGGTCGAGTCGTCATAAACGGCCTATCACAGATGGGTAGTGCTACATTATTAGTGTGGCAAACAATAAAACAATTAAAAATGATTAATTTGTGGCATGTATTTCAGCAGATGGCTCACCTAGGGGTAGACTCCTTGCCTATTATTAGCTTAACCTTGCTCTTTGCTGGGGCCGTTATGACCTTACAGATTACAGATGTACTCATTACCTATGG
This window contains:
- a CDS encoding SpoIVB peptidase S55 domain-containing protein, which encodes MKFSHSWRRYRKAILALFFCTSLTTAQAIDFMPVNDVTTGMEGIAKTVIVGDTISTFDVKVLGVMKDKGPSGHLILAKFSGPVMDQTGGIAHGMSGSPVYINGKLVGAVAYGWGFADGTIGMITPIEDMVKLWNIPYEKNLSKPWDDTQLIPLGTPLMAYGFDAASMEYFKSKLPQYKYETYDTASASGDEIAKPLEAGGSVAALLVDGDLKLGAIGTVTHVDGEKVVAFGHPFLKHGSSNYFMHNASIFTVVKSYNAAFKLGSMGKEIGSVTEDRGAGIAGVSGVISPGIPLRFHLKDLDMGRDRTSSVKVIEDGEMTPTLAATALYNMLNKTLDRSGSGTATISYTITPKGKEHKPLTRTNMFYSSDSISEKAVDEFYNVIDVLMNNRFINYEISDISVETNVTQDKKTAKLIDASASSTVVSPGDTIVVDVTLEPFRGEKVIKQIFFKVPEDQAIGKYTLEVRGGGEIPLPYVLEKQKYNLTDEILRRLKVHKDFDELYDEIQKTDTNNQIVVEFLEDGISLVDEDGSQSVKKAKLKDVESKPMPGDVKKKTGQEDLSSSKDDEKKPEKTAVDTEYIVQGDGQFTIHVMKPADRDKELAKRVKEAKHQIKMERKLELEDQSKKGKTDKAESKKDPKKESKETNKKDEANAGETNTPE